The Rhodobacter sp. genome segment AGATCGAATCGCGGCTGGAGCGGTTGGGAATCGCGCCGACCGCCCGGGCCGAGGAGATCGGCCTGGAGGCCTTTTGCACCCTCGCCCGCGATCTTGATCCGGCCGGCGCCTGACCCCGGACGCGGCGGCGATCGTTTCGCCCCCGCAGACCGACTGTTGCCCCCTGTGCAACACTTAACCCGGTCTTCGCCTTTTCCCTGCCACATTCGCGCCCTTTGGCGCCCCATTTCAGCCACCTCTGTGCGTTAGACAGGGTGTTGGACTGGTGCGGGTTCCCTGCGCCCTTTGTAAAAGGTGATGATCATGCGCCCCAAAGTTTGGACCACCCCGACCCGGGTTTCCGCAGCGACACGCGCAAGGATTGGCCGTTTTGCCCACCGTGACGAGGGCACCTTTGCGGTTCTCAGTATCTTTGTTTTCGTGTCCATGCTCATTTTCGCGGGCCTCGCCATCGACATGATGCGCCACGAGGATGTGCGCCTGCGGATGCAAGGCGCCAGCGACCGCGCGGTGCTTGCCGCGACCATGTTGCGCGACAACGCCTCCGCGGCCACGCCCGAGCAGATCCTCCAGGCCTATTTCGCGGCCGAGGGTTTGAGCGATCAACTGGGCGCGAATTACCGGATCGAGACCGGCGAGGACGGCTCGCGCACGATCACCGTCGTGCCGACCGCGACCGTTCCGTCGCTGTTCATGCGTCTGGTCGGGGTGAACGACTTTGCCGTCGCCACGCCCGCGCGGGCGACAGAATCCGTGGGCGGCGGGGTCAAGCTGGAACTGGTCATGGTCCTGGATGTCTCGGGGTCGATGAACGGCCAGGGCAAGATCGGCGCGATGCGCGACGCCGCCGTTGCCCTGACCGACACGCTGCTGACGGGCGCGGAACCCGGAACCGTCGCGATCACGCTGGTGCCCTATGACACCTGGGTGCTGCCGCCCCCGGGCTTCCTGAATTATTTCTCGTCCCTTTCGGGCAGCGGGGCGTGCAACGACTGGGCGATCTGGAACCAGATCACGGGCAGCCTGAACGAACCCTCGGCGCGCCGGAACTGCAGCACCGCCACCTGGCGCACCGTGCACCCCTATGTGTCCAACCAGACCCAGGCCGAGACCTATATCAACGAGCTGATGGCCTCGGGGACCACCTCGATCGACCTGGGGGTCCGCTATGGCGCGCTGTTCTTCGACCCGTCGATCCGTCCCGCCATCTCGGGCCTGATCGCCAACGGCATTATCGATCCGGCATTCGAGGGCCGCCCCTATGACTGGGACGAACCCAACGTGGTGCGCGCGCTGATCCTGCTGACCGACGGTCAGAACTGCTGCGGCGAACGCTATGGCACGGGCCAGCAGGACACGAACACCGAAAACGTCTGCACCGAACTGAAGGATCACGGCATCCTGGTCTATACGGTCGCCTATCAGGCGCCGACCAGCGGCGCGAACCTGATGATGGCCTGCGCCTCGTCGCCCAGCCACTACTTCAACACCAACGCCAGCGGCATCGCCGACGCCTTTGCCGGGATCGCCAGCAACATCCAGACCCAGGCGCTGAGGCTGACGCTATGACCTGGCTTGCCACCCCTTTGCGCCGGTTCCTGCGATCTGATCGCGGCACCGCCACGATCGAATTCGTGATCGGCATTCCCCTGATCCTGGCCTTCCTGTTCTCGGCCATCGACTACGGCACGGTGATGCTGCGTCAGGTGTTTCTGGACCGCTCGGTCGATATCGCGGTCCGTCAGGTCCGGCTGGGCGCCATCACCGGCAACGACTTTCAGGAGTTCCGCGCGATGGTGTGCCGCAACAGCTTTCTGATCAGCGATTGCGAAAACAGCATCGCCATCGAGCTGCGCCCGATCGACACCGAAACCTGGGCCGGTCTGGACACGCCGGCGCAATGCGTCAACCGCGCCGAGAATCTGTCCCCGGTGCTGGCGTTCACCCCCTCGGCCGGTCAACAACAACTCATGCTGATCCGCGTTTGCGCGGTGGTCGATCCCTTCATTCGCATGACCGGCATGGTGCTGGGAATGCCCGACGATGGCTCGGGCGGTTTCTTCCTGGTGTCGCGCGCGGCCTTCGCCAACGAACCCGCATGAGGACTGACATGGAACACGGTCGCCAACTGCCCCGCCTTTTCACCCGCCCCGCGCGTCGCTTCGGCGCTGACAACGGGGGCTCGGTCTCGCTCGAACTCGTGCTGACGCTGCCACTGCTGTTGTGGGCGCTGGCCGCGACCGCGGTCTTCTACGACGGCTACCGCGCGCGCTATCAGGCGGAAATGGCCGCCCAGACGGTCGCCGACATCATGTCGCGCGAAACCGATCTGTTCACCGCGGATTATGTCGAGGGGTTGAACAACGTCTTCGATTTCCTGGCCGATTCCCGCTATCCGACGCGGATTCGCGTGTCCTCGGTGATCTGGGACAGCACCAACCAGCGCGACCGGCTGCAATGGTCCTATGGCACGCGCGGCCTGCAAGGGTTGCCGGACGACACGTTCGCGTTGATGCAACAGAACGATCTGGACACGTTGCTGGGCGAATTCGGCCAGGACACCAGCGCCAGCTTCGCCGGCGCCTGGGCGCAGATGCCGGTGTCGGACCTGCCCGACCGCATCCCGCCGATCCTGCCCGGCGAGGCGCTGCTCTTGGTCGAGACCTTCTCGATCTGGTCGCCTTTTGCCAATGTCGGCGTCGGCCAGATCCGGTTCGATCCGGTGGTCGTGGTGCGTCCGCGCTTTGCGCCCTGGATCAACTTTGAAGGGTTCGATCCGGTCTATCCGGAGACCACCTATGAAATCGCCTGGACCGGCAGCAACGATTCGCTGCCCGACCCCGGGGATACGACCACCGATCCGACCCCGCCCGATGCCGGCCAGAGCTTCGACTTCGAACGCGGCGACACCACCGGCTGGTCGGTGTCCACCGTGACCCAGGGCGGACCCAGTGGTGCGTTCCTGGGGCCCTTTGGCAAGGAAACGTGGGATCGGCCGGTTTCGCTGGATGTCGCGCTGGTGCAAGACGGCAATGCGTCGATTTCCTTTGACCTGCTGATCATGGACAGCTGGGATGGATTTTCGCCCACCTACGCGGCGGACCATGGCGACATCTTCCAGATCATGATCGACGGCACGCCGATTTCCTGGGACCCTTTCGAGGTCCGCCTCTCGCCGCCCTACAGGAACAATCGCAGTTCCTCGGGGTTCCTGAACGGCATGACGTATCGCGTGTCGATGTCGCTCGTTCGCTCGGGCACCGATTTCATGGGACAGATCGACCGGGTCGATCCCGACCAGGTTTGGCGTGTCACCATCTCTTTGGAAAACGCGCCGCAAAGGTTCGTCCTGGGGCTTTCCGCCGGGCTTGACGAGGACACCGGGGAATCCTTTGGGATCGACAACCTTGCGGTTTCGTCCTCGGGCAGCCTGACGCCCATGAGCTTTGCCGCCAACGTCGCGGCCCTGGACACGCCCGACCCCCAGACGCGCTTTCCGCGCTATGTCGGGTGCCCGGAATACCGGATCTCGGCGCCGTGGCTGACCATGACCCGCGACGACCTGCCCACCGGCATCACCATGCCGCGCGAGATCGGCGGATCCGTCAGCCTGTATGATTGCCCGAGCAGCGGGGGCTGGGGCTATATCAGCGCCTCGCCGCAGCTGGTGTTGAACTACAACAACTTGAACGTGCTGGATGCGAACTCGGGCCTATTGATCACGATGGACGACGGCAACAGCGGGTATACCTGCGACTCGACGTTGCTGATTCGCGATCCGAACGGCCAGTTCTGGTTCAACGACGATTACGTCGGCTGGAACGCGGGCTTGCGCATCCCCAATCCGGTGTCGGGCCAGTATGTCATCTTCCTCGGGCATTACAGCCCCGGGCGCTGCATGTCGAGCTTGTCCATATCGCGGTTCTGACCCCGGTTCGGAACGGTTGGACGGCGCGATCCCAACCTCGCGCCGTCCGCCGTAGCCGCGGCCCGCAGCCAACGCGGGCCGCGGTTTACGTTGCGCCACCCGCGCCGGCGGCTTTCAGCACCATATCCACATAGATGTCCTCGACCCGGGCGCGGGTCAGACGCCCGCCTTCGCGGAACCAGGTGTTGACACCCGTCAGCATCGCAATCAGCGCCATCGCCGCCAGTTTGGTGTCGGGCACGGTCAGGCTGCCCTCGGCCTGACCGGCCTTCAGGATCGCCTCGAGTTCGGCCTCGTAGTGGCCGCGCAGGGCTTCAACGCGGGCGAAATTCCCGGGGGTGAGATTGCGCAGTTCCATATAGGCGATGAACACGGCATCCGCGCGCGCGGCGTGAAAGCGGATGTGAAAGCGCGCGAAATGATCGAGCCGCGCGGGCGCCGGTCCGGCGGGCGGATCGCTGTCCGCCCAGGCGGCCAGCAGCGCCTGCAAGTGGTCGATCATCAGATCGGCCAGCAGCGTCTGCTTGTCAGCGGTATACAGATAGATCGCCCCGGCCTGCACCCCCACCTCGGCGGCGATCTGGCGCATCGACACCGCCGCATATCCGTCGCGCGCGAACAGCCTGAGCGCCGCGTCGCGCAGACGCGGGCCGGTGATCTCGGCGCGGGAACCGGGTTTGCGGGCCATGGCGCATTGTCACTGAACGGCCGTTCAATTCAACCCCGAATCCGGCCTGCGCCCCGTGGAAGCGCTTCACAGCCGGCACGCCCCGCGCTACTGTGGCCCCGACCCGAACCGGAGCCCCCATGCGCCGCGCCGCCGCCCTGCCCCTGCTTGCCGCTCTGACCGCCCTGGCGGGGTGCGGCACCGTGGCTGGCGATGCGCCGTCGCTGCTGAGCCGCGACGAACTGGCGGCGCGTTCGGTTCTGGCCAGCGAGGCCAGCCTGGGCACCGAGGCCGCCCAGGCCCTGACCTGGCGCGCCGCGGCCCTGCGCAGCCGCGCCGAGCGCCTGCGCCGCGCGCGTCTGGACCAGCCCGACGACGAATCGCTCAGATCGCGGGCGAATGCCCTGAAGGACCGCACTGAATAGGCCCCGCGCGACACGCGCCGCGCGCCCGGGCCGCGCAGGCGCATTGCACCCGGCCGCCTGAACGGCTAATCCTCGCGCGACAGGCCGCGCCGGCACCGGGTGGCCCTTGATGGCCACGTTTCGGAGCACCCCATGTCCAGCCCTCTTCGTCTCGGCATCGCCGGTCTCGGCACGGTCGGCATCGGTGTGGTCAAGATC includes the following:
- a CDS encoding VWA domain-containing protein, producing the protein MLIFAGLAIDMMRHEDVRLRMQGASDRAVLAATMLRDNASAATPEQILQAYFAAEGLSDQLGANYRIETGEDGSRTITVVPTATVPSLFMRLVGVNDFAVATPARATESVGGGVKLELVMVLDVSGSMNGQGKIGAMRDAAVALTDTLLTGAEPGTVAITLVPYDTWVLPPPGFLNYFSSLSGSGACNDWAIWNQITGSLNEPSARRNCSTATWRTVHPYVSNQTQAETYINELMASGTTSIDLGVRYGALFFDPSIRPAISGLIANGIIDPAFEGRPYDWDEPNVVRALILLTDGQNCCGERYGTGQQDTNTENVCTELKDHGILVYTVAYQAPTSGANLMMACASSPSHYFNTNASGIADAFAGIASNIQTQALRLTL
- a CDS encoding pilus assembly protein, encoding MTWLATPLRRFLRSDRGTATIEFVIGIPLILAFLFSAIDYGTVMLRQVFLDRSVDIAVRQVRLGAITGNDFQEFRAMVCRNSFLISDCENSIAIELRPIDTETWAGLDTPAQCVNRAENLSPVLAFTPSAGQQQLMLIRVCAVVDPFIRMTGMVLGMPDDGSGGFFLVSRAAFANEPA
- a CDS encoding TetR/AcrR family transcriptional regulator gives rise to the protein MARKPGSRAEITGPRLRDAALRLFARDGYAAVSMRQIAAEVGVQAGAIYLYTADKQTLLADLMIDHLQALLAAWADSDPPAGPAPARLDHFARFHIRFHAARADAVFIAYMELRNLTPGNFARVEALRGHYEAELEAILKAGQAEGSLTVPDTKLAAMALIAMLTGVNTWFREGGRLTRARVEDIYVDMVLKAAGAGGAT